The sequence GCGCGGTGCCGTGGTCTGTGGCGGGCTACTACCACGGTCGCCCGCGTGGCTTGGCGTGTTAGGGTTTCGGGTGGGTGGCGCTTGGGCTGAGCCGCCTATTGTTTGGATGTTTTCGACGGTGTAGTTTCGAGTTCGCGTTTCACGGGGGGAATTAGGGTTTTTGAGCTTTCACATTAGCACCACGTGACGCACCGCCTGACTTAGTTAGGGGTTTAGGGAGCTGGCTTACTTCAATCCGACTGTGGTAATTGCGGCTTTGCTTGCAGAGAGGGATGTTTTGTTGGGAGTGTAGTGCTAGCCTACCCGCTGGGGTCAAGGTGGCAGACGCGTGTTCTATTCTTCGTGCTGGAGGGGCATGATCTTAGTTGATAGAGGATGCTTTGCTAGCAGAGTGTATTTCATGTAGAATTTGCACTTCTCTTGTGGTACTTTAAAACGGCCATACAATCATTAGAATTTAAATGTGTACTGTGATTTTGTGGGATTATTTGTTACACAGCTAGCGTCATAAGTGGGCACTAGGTGGTGGTCTTGTAGAGTTGTTCGTAATGCTGTCTCCTCCCGCCCAAATCACTCCAGCTCTCTTGCCCTGTGATGTTTGGTCATCCTTCTGAAGAACAAGTGGTTACTGGTTAGACAGTTTTTACTATATATGAATTGTGGTATTGAAAATGTGATGCTCCAGAAAATATTTAGCTTGCTCTAAAGTTGCTAATTGATGTTTGGCTTTTTGTTGGGACTTTGTCTCTATGTTTCAAGCGTCTCCATTTTGCAGGCATACACCCATGGATCATGACGATAATGATTTTCAGAGCCAAAATTTCCAACTAGCTGGTGAAGACAATAGCAAATTCCCACCGGGTTTGCGGCCATCTGCACTGCCAGAACTTGATATTGACGACCAACTACAAGGCCACCTTCGGTTTGATAATTTGATAGATTCAGAAGTATTTTACAGCGTACAGGGGCACGAGAGTAGTTGGATTGAGGTTTTGTCCTCTGGAAGTAgtgttgttgatttttgttctAGTGCTGCTGAATCTTGCTCCATATCTAAGACTAATAATGTATGGTCAGAGGCAACATCCACAGAATCGGTGGAAATGTTATTGAAATCGGTGGGAGAAAATGAGATGACTGGTAACATGGACGGTAAACATATTCAGTTAAGTGGTATGGACAGTCAAATTGATCCATCTAACGTGCAGCCTAAATCCAGCAACTCTCCAACAGATAGCACTGTGATGCCAACTGAGAACGATCACTCTCAGAGTACTCAATCTAGAATAACAGACGATCCTGATTGTTCTCAGAACACTCATTCTAGAATGACTGTTGATCCTTCAAGCACTCAACCTCAGATTGAACATTTTGCACCTTTCTTGATGGAGGAGAAAGCTGAACAGGCAGCAGGGTCAATTTTATCAGATAGGACCTCTACTTTTGTGTTGGAGTCTGTTGCTGAGAAGTGCATTGTAAGTGAGAAGTTGTCCTCCTGTTCAAACAATGCATCAGAAAGCTGCCCAGTTGTTGCCAACTATTTTGAGGCGGTCCATGATGACCGTTCTTTGGAGAAACTCAACGTGCCCTCAGCTGAAGTAGATTCTAGGAAGTTAAATAATGAACCTTTCCCAGAGTTAGCTCCGCTTCAGAACATTTATGTCACCGATTCATATCATTTTGAGCAAGATAATCAAGAATCTGAGGGTGGTATTACTCCTCAGCATTCAAAGATTTGTCATATCAATGAAAATAAAGTCGAAGGAGGACTAcataaattgcaaaatttgtcATGTAGTGGTCAGCCTTCGAACTTATCCAGTCAAGTAGGCAATGAAACTCTATCGTCAGAAAGTTCTGTCGGATTACTAGAGGCCATTACGAATCCTGTTAAGATGCTGCACAGGAATGATGATACTTGTAAGAGAGTCAGCGGCACTTTGCAACCATCTTTTTCACCAGTGCAACATGCTGCTGAAGGCCTGAAAAGGTCAATTGACAGGAACAATGAACTCGTCGTTAAGGAGTTTGTTATTGGTTCCAACTCTGCTCTATCTAACCAATCTGAGCCAAATTCGAGAAATTTTAATCCTCATCTTGTTACTTCTCTGTCAACCGAAAGCAGCAAGCTGATTCAATCTCCCAAAAGAAAGCTTGCTCATGCCACTGGTGTTCCTGAAGAAATAAAGAATGCTGGGTCCGATAATACACACATCTTCAGTGGTGATGAATCAAAACTTGGAGCGTTGGAGCACCATCAAGATTCTGTTGATAACCTAAAAAGTGGTGACACGGAAGAAAAAACAGTTAGGGAGGAAATGTCGGCAGTTTCAGACAACATTGAGCAAATGGTGGAAAATAATCATGACGAAAATGCTGCAGGTGCTACTGGTACATCAAAAGATAAGTTTGACTCTTCGGAACATACTGCACCTGGCACATTTTCAGCTGACACTTTTGACACTTCAGAGGATCCAAACATTCCCTCGGTAAATCGTGAGGGGTCACTCAAGGAAAGTGACACTCCTGCTTTAGAAGAGGAACCCGAAAACAAACTTTTGGTCCTACCCGCTTCTGGGCATCAAGAGAAAATGTCAGCACCGTTGATCAATCCAAGAAGCGACATCGTTTCTACCACTGTTACTGGCACTTCCGATAATTCAGACGATAAGAATGGTTGTTCAGGAGGTGTTTCTCCTGATGATTCTTCTGCTGCTTTACCTGATGAGAAGGAGTTGAGAATGCCCACATTGAATCATGAGGGGTTATTCAAGGAAGGTGCTAAATCCGCTTTAGAAGATGAAGACCACAATGTAATTTCTCCTGGCTCTGGATCAGGGGGCAAAGTGTCAGCAGTGTCAGTGAATTCAAACATTGATGCTGTTTGTAGTGATACCTTTTCTGTTTCAAAAAAAGAGGAATACAAGGAGCAGGCTAATACTTTGGGTTGTTTGACCACAGGGGAAATGCATGATAAATCAGGTGAACCTTGTTGTCTTTCGTATTTTTATCTCGATTTGTTTAATTGTTTGGCATTTTTTAAATTGTTGTATGCATTGTAATGCATGTTACATTTCGGGCTTGTTTTACTTACAAAACTGATAATGTGGGGACTTTCACTCAGGCAAACATCCAGATCCTTATTCACAGAAATGCCAGACTGATGGATCCTTGATACAGTCTGAACATCATATAGATGTAGTCACTCCATCCGCAGTAGGTACCTCAATCAACAAGGCTGTTGAAAAGATTGTTGAAACTCCACTGAATGCAAGGGATCATTTGAATGCACACGTGCAAGGTCAGTTTTTTTACTGTACAAGGTCAGTTGTTTGTGCTAGCACAATGTCAATGCAGTGTTTTTTCTCCCTTTCGTGTGTTTACCATAAAAGGCAGAGGATCCAACATATCAAAGATCCTATATATTTATGATCTTTCATGCATTCACTGTGTAGAAGTAGACAATCCAAACTCAGCACATATAATGTCTTCTCTAATATTTTTGGGGTCTACAATTAGTTCAATTAAATATATAGGATCTTTGAAGGTGTTATTCAAGTTTAAGGCTTTTTAGTCATTATAGTGTGAGTTATGTACTCTTATCACTTATGTTCCTGTTTTGTGTATACATGTTGAGCCTTGCTAGCATAAGCGCCAGAATATTTGTAGTTGATGCAAAGTGACATGCTTTTTTTGGCTACAGATACAGTGTTAAATCATGGTACAGATCATAGTCCTGGTACTGTTCCATCCCATGGCAAGCTAGGCTCAAGCTTATTAGAACCTGGGAGCGGTGATGGAATCTGTACTGAGGTGGCATGTGATTCCTCTTCAGTGATTAGCTGCACTGAGCCCTCTCCCCAAGAAGGTGGACATGGTAGTAATGCTTTGCTTCATCAGACACTAGATGAACAATCTGAAGATCCAAAAGATCGACAATGTTCTACCAGAAATGTAGAACCTGCTACCGTTTCTGAGGAGACTAATACAGCAGGAGATGATAGAAGTTTCTCATTTGAGGTCGGAGCTCCACCAAATGTATCTGAGAAAGTTCATAGCCCTGCTTGGAGCCCTATCCCTAGATACAGAGCTTCTCAGAGTACtgaggtctctctctctctctctctctctctctctctcagaatTTAGATGTTAAAATAGACTTGAATTAGGTAGCTGCGACCTATTAACATGGTTTATTGTGTCCTAATTTTAGATAACCGCAGAAAATCCTCAACCTGGAAATCCTGGAAGTTCAATGAAGAATACCGGTGATGATAGTAAAAAAACATCTACTGTGGAGGCTGGTAAAGAACAGCTGCCAGAAAGGAAAGTGACTGAAAGTTCAATGAAGAATACTGGTGATGATAGTAAAAAAACATCTATTGTGGAGGCTGGTAAAGAACAGCTGCCAGAAAGGAAAGTGACTGAAAGTGTTGGGGGCCCCTCAGACAGCTCTAATATTGGCAATAGTACCAGGACTAAAAGTTCGCCGCCAGTTCAGTCACAACAGCATCCAACCCCTGAGTGCTCTGGTATGCAAACCTCCTCTATTCCAACAGTTCAGAACTATCAAATTTGCCTGACTTGAATATTTCAGTTTCTTCTGCAGATTTGGTGAATCTACCTTTCACAGATGCACAGCATTTGCAGCTACGTGCACAGATATTTGTTTATGGAGCTATTATGTGAGTTCTAATTCTCTTACATTGTTTATTTGCCAATGTATGATTTAACGTAAGCTATTTTTCTTTCTGCAGTCAAGGGACACCACCAGGAGAGGCTTACATGGTGGCAGCTTTTGGAGAACCTGGTTTGTCTGTTTTCACTGTTGACatgttcttatttttctttctttatatattttctGAATGTTGTGTTAAATGAACAGTAGGAGTAGGTGATGGTAAGCCTACATGGGAGGTAGCTTGGCGAGCTGCTCTTGAAAGATTTCAGTATCAGAAATCACCTTTTCCCGGCTTAGAGACCCCCACAAGCTCACGTATAGGTAAGTATATGAGATGATAGTGGCAGCATATAtgatgtataattttttttaaaaaaaatatgaccaGCTGAGTTTGCAGGTAGTGTTGTGCCTGAAAAAACTAGTAAGGGGACAAAAGTTAGAACTGCGCCAGCTAGCAAAAAAGGTGGCAAAACTGTGTTGCCAGCACATTCTGCTGTGGCCTTGCACTCACCAACTTTCAATGTGCCTCCTGGTAGTTCTACATTTAACCTGCAACGAGGTACTCATTTGGATTTTAGCCAGGCTGTATCACCAGTATTTACATATAATTCACACATGAGGCAGCCTTCTGCTGGTGTTCCGCCTTTGTATCCTCAGAGCCCTGGTCCACGTCCTGCACCCTGGCTGGTTCCACCACAGAACTTAATATTTGATTCATCGATGCAACCAGCTGTGCCTACAAATGAAACTGCAAAGGGAGCATcttccaaaaatatatccatTTCACATGCTGTTTCACCTGGTGTCTTTCTTCCCAGTCCAGCACCTTCTATTGTTTCTCCTCCATTGGCAGTTGTACATGAGGAAAAACAGAAGGCACCGGCATCTACTTCTAAGCATGGAAAAGCATCGCAGAagccaagaaaaagaaagaaagcttCAGCAAGTCCAGAACAGCAACATGTCATTGCTTCCCCTCAGCTCAAAACGGACATGGTGTCTTTTACTCCTGCCACGAAGGATACACCAGGCTTCACCTTATCTACTCATTCTCCAAGCAATGCTTTGGGCAGCAGGCTTGTTCCTAACACAGGTCAGATCACCTCTGTGCCTAACTACCAGATTGCTGGTAGTATGGATGCTGAACAAAGAATATTTTTTTCAGAACAGATTCGTGGTGCAATAGAACAATCAACAGGACAAGCCAAAGGTGCAAGTGTGCACTCTACGGAGGCAGTTAGGCACAAAGAAAGTGTATGGAGCCACCTATCAACAATCTCAAGAAACAAGTTAACTCCAGAAGTTGAAGAGAAGCTTAcctcagctgctgctgctgctgaagcaGCAGTTTCTGTTGCAAAGGCAGCTGCAGAAGCTGCCAGGATGGCGTCCGAGGCTGCATTGCAGGCGAAGATGATGGCAGAGGAAGCTCTTAGCTCTTCTAAATCTGTGAATTCCTTGCAAAATCGTGAAGCTGGTGAATTTAATTTCAATAGCAACCCACCTAGCTTGTCAAATTTAACACCAGCATCATGGAAAATTAAGGACAACAGTCATGCCCCGGGTTCCATTGTTTCGGTGGCACGAGAGGTTGCTAGAAAGAGGGTTGAAGAGGCATCTGCAGCTGCAAAACGTGCAGAAAACTTGGATGCTATACTGAAAGCTGCAGAGCTTGCTGCTGAGGCCGTGTTCAATGCAGGAACCATTATTGGAATGGGTGAACCTTTACCGTTTACTCTAAGCGAGCTTTTGGAAGCTGGTCCAGATGGCTACTGGAAGTCTGAGCGGGCGAGGAATAAGAAAGCTGGAAGTGGCAATGATAATCCGGCGGTAACAGAAACAGTGGTGGTAGATGTGCCTGCTGATTTCAACAAATCTGGCAGAAAGCGTGGCCGGAAACCTAAATATGATCAAACTCTACTGAATTCAGAGCCATCTTCAAGTGGCAAAGAATTGCAGCCAGATGGAATGCACTCAGGTAAAGTTACAGTTTGTGCTTTTGTCATATCAAGACCATTGTTCACTAAAGTCTGATTTAGTTTTGTTTGGCTAATGTAGGACATGGGGTTAAAGATGTTCCCACCAC is a genomic window of Phragmites australis chromosome 24, lpPhrAust1.1, whole genome shotgun sequence containing:
- the LOC133907076 gene encoding uncharacterized protein LOC133907076 isoform X1, which encodes MDHDDNDFQSQNFQLAGEDNSKFPPGLRPSALPELDIDDQLQGHLRFDNLIDSEVFYSVQGHESSWIEVLSSGSSVVDFCSSAAESCSISKTNNVWSEATSTESVEMLLKSVGENEMTGNMDGKHIQLSGMDSQIDPSNVQPKSSNSPTDSTVMPTENDHSQSTQSRITDDPDCSQNTHSRMTVDPSSTQPQIEHFAPFLMEEKAEQAAGSILSDRTSTFVLESVAEKCIVSEKLSSCSNNASESCPVVANYFEAVHDDRSLEKLNVPSAEVDSRKLNNEPFPELAPLQNIYVTDSYHFEQDNQESEGGITPQHSKICHINENKVEGGLHKLQNLSCSGQPSNLSSQVGNETLSSESSVGLLEAITNPVKMLHRNDDTCKRVSGTLQPSFSPVQHAAEGLKRSIDRNNELVVKEFVIGSNSALSNQSEPNSRNFNPHLVTSLSTESSKLIQSPKRKLAHATGVPEEIKNAGSDNTHIFSGDESKLGALEHHQDSVDNLKSGDTEEKTVREEMSAVSDNIEQMVENNHDENAAGATGTSKDKFDSSEHTAPGTFSADTFDTSEDPNIPSVNREGSLKESDTPALEEEPENKLLVLPASGHQEKMSAPLINPRSDIVSTTVTGTSDNSDDKNGCSGGVSPDDSSAALPDEKELRMPTLNHEGLFKEGAKSALEDEDHNVISPGSGSGGKVSAVSVNSNIDAVCSDTFSVSKKEEYKEQANTLGCLTTGEMHDKSGKHPDPYSQKCQTDGSLIQSEHHIDVVTPSAVGTSINKAVEKIVETPLNARDHLNAHVQDTVLNHGTDHSPGTVPSHGKLGSSLLEPGSGDGICTEVACDSSSVISCTEPSPQEGGHGSNALLHQTLDEQSEDPKDRQCSTRNVEPATVSEETNTAGDDRSFSFEVGAPPNVSEKVHSPAWSPIPRYRASQSTEITAENPQPGNPGSSMKNTGDDSKKTSTVEAGKEQLPERKVTESSMKNTGDDSKKTSIVEAGKEQLPERKVTESVGGPSDSSNIGNSTRTKSSPPVQSQQHPTPECSVSSADLVNLPFTDAQHLQLRAQIFVYGAIIQGTPPGEAYMVAAFGEPVGVGDGKPTWEVAWRAALERFQYQKSPFPGLETPTSSRIGSVVPEKTSKGTKVRTAPASKKGGKTVLPAHSAVALHSPTFNVPPGSSTFNLQRGTHLDFSQAVSPVFTYNSHMRQPSAGVPPLYPQSPGPRPAPWLVPPQNLIFDSSMQPAVPTNETAKGASSKNISISHAVSPGVFLPSPAPSIVSPPLAVVHEEKQKAPASTSKHGKASQKPRKRKKASASPEQQHVIASPQLKTDMVSFTPATKDTPGFTLSTHSPSNALGSRLVPNTGQITSVPNYQIAGSMDAEQRIFFSEQIRGAIEQSTGQAKGASVHSTEAVRHKESVWSHLSTISRNKLTPEVEEKLTSAAAAAEAAVSVAKAAAEAARMASEAALQAKMMAEEALSSSKSVNSLQNREAGEFNFNSNPPSLSNLTPASWKIKDNSHAPGSIVSVAREVARKRVEEASAAAKRAENLDAILKAAELAAEAVFNAGTIIGMGEPLPFTLSELLEAGPDGYWKSERARNKKAGSGNDNPAVTETVVVDVPADFNKSGRKRGRKPKYDQTLLNSEPSSSGKELQPDGMHSGHGVKDVPTTASLDGKSNDTAPISIIWNGIEKGSAVEVLSDEGGFGVAWFSAKVVDINEDIAFISYDNHSEGTGPRKEQVPLKQEGDKAPQIRLAHPATLSKFKTRKRRRETLGNCSWVIGDHVDAWVKDRWREGVVAQNYEADETKFVVQFPAGAGADSLVVDAWNLRPSLVWKDGQWTEWSRARERKSKSNKGDSPLEKRRRTGLQQAGGDLPVGGEAGGPSKDKSTNNAKKPEEPKPLALSQRDMIFNIGKSVVENKTDALAFKRPGLQKEGSKVVYGVPKHGKKKKFMEVSKHYVAGQADKISEASVPNRYAKHLMPQLPRPRDNTFKVDHRGRRVGEMRSRVPKPSKSQNVAANSVPDKDPLPLSVPNPGVFERSFAFAGSTTSASVIEKPTVEKNKAALGTGLRTEETSVSEMQAASTVPTSKQNVSITNRTKRKYVPTVDNINRNILKTSERTTSSDSAEPRRSKRRIQPTSRLLEGLQSSLIISKVPGEKGPRSQYRGPSSRGRTHG
- the LOC133907076 gene encoding uncharacterized protein LOC133907076 isoform X3, coding for MDHDDNDFQSQNFQLAGEDNSKFPPGLRPSALPELDIDDQLQGHLRFDNLIDSEVFYSVQGHESSWIEVLSSGSSVVDFCSSAAESCSISKTNNVWSEATSTESVEMLLKSVGENEMTGNMDGKHIQLSGMDSQIDPSNVQPKSSNSPTDSTVMPTENDHSQSTQSRITDDPDCSQNTHSRMTVDPSSTQPQIEHFAPFLMEEKAEQAAGSILSDRTSTFVLESVAEKCIVSEKLSSCSNNASESCPVVANYFEAVHDDRSLEKLNVPSAEVDSRKLNNEPFPELAPLQNIYVTDSYHFEQDNQESEGGITPQHSKICHINENKVEGGLHKLQNLSCSGQPSNLSSQVGNETLSSESSVGLLEAITNPVKMLHRNDDTCKRVSGTLQPSFSPVQHAAEGLKRSIDRNNELVVKEFVIGSNSALSNQSEPNSRNFNPHLVTSLSTESSKLIQSPKRKLAHATGVPEEIKNAGSDNTHIFSGDESKLGALEHHQDSVDNLKSGDTEEKTVREEMSAVSDNIEQMVENNHDENAAGATGTSKDKFDSSEHTAPGTFSADTFDTSEDPNIPSVNREGSLKESDTPALEEEPENKLLVLPASGHQEKMSAPLINPRSDIVSTTVTGTSDNSDDKNGCSGGVSPDDSSAALPDEKELRMPTLNHEGLFKEGAKSALEDEDHNVISPGSGSGGKVSAVSVNSNIDAVCSDTFSVSKKEEYKEQANTLGCLTTGEMHDKSGKHPDPYSQKCQTDGSLIQSEHHIDVVTPSAVGTSINKAVEKIVETPLNARDHLNAHVQDTVLNHGTDHSPGTVPSHGKLGSSLLEPGSGDGICTEVACDSSSVISCTEPSPQEGGHGSNALLHQTLDEQSEDPKDRQCSTRNVEPATVSEETNTAGDDRSFSFEVGAPPNVSEKVHSPAWSPIPRYRASQSTEITAENPQPGNPGSSMKNTGDDSKKTSTVEAGKEQLPERKVTESSMKNTGDDSKKTSIVEAGKEQLPERKVTESVGGPSDSSNIGNSTRTKSSPPVQSQQHPTPECSVSSADLVNLPFTDAQHLQLRAQIFVYGAIIQGTPPGEAYMVAAFGEPVGVGDGKPTWEVAWRAALERFQYQKSPFPGLETPTSSRIGSVVPEKTSKGTKVRTAPASKKGGKTVLPAHSAVALHSPTFNVPPGSSTFNLQRGTHLDFSQAVSPVFTYNSHMRQPSAGVPPLYPQSPGPRPAPWLVPPQNLIFDSSMQPAVPTNETAKGASSKNISISHAVSPGVFLPSPAPSIVSPPLAVVHEEKQKAPASTSKHGKASQKPRKRKKASASPEQQHVIASPQLKTDMVSFTPATKDTPGFTLSTHSPSNALGSRLVPNTEQIRGAIEQSTGQAKGASVHSTEAVRHKESVWSHLSTISRNKLTPEVEEKLTSAAAAAEAAVSVAKAAAEAARMASEAALQAKMMAEEALSSSKSVNSLQNREAGEFNFNSNPPSLSNLTPASWKIKDNSHAPGSIVSVAREVARKRVEEASAAAKRAENLDAILKAAELAAEAVFNAGTIIGMGEPLPFTLSELLEAGPDGYWKSERARNKKAGSGNDNPAVTETVVVDVPADFNKSGRKRGRKPKYDQTLLNSEPSSSGKELQPDGMHSGHGVKDVPTTASLDGKSNDTAPISIIWNGIEKGSAVEVLSDEGGFGVAWFSAKVVDINEDIAFISYDNHSEGTGPRKEQVPLKQEGDKAPQIRLAHPATLSKFKTRKRRRETLGNCSWVIGDHVDAWVKDRWREGVVAQNYEADETKFVVQFPAGAGADSLVVDAWNLRPSLVWKDGQWTEWSRARERKSKSNKGDSPLEKRRRTGLQQAGGDLPVGGEAGGPSKDKSTNNAKKPEEPKPLALSQRDMIFNIGKSVVENKTDALAFKRPGLQKEGSKVVYGVPKHGKKKKFMEVSKHYVAGQADKISEASVPNRYAKHLMPQLPRPRDNTFKVDHRGRRVGEMRSRVPKPSKSQNVAANSVPDKDPLPLSVPNPGVFERSFAFAGSTTSASVIEKPTVEKNKAALGTGLRTEETSVSEMQAASTVPTSKQNVSITNRTKRKYVPTVDNINRNILKTSERTTSSDSAEPRRSKRRIQPTSRLLEGLQSSLIISKVPGEKGPRSQYRGPSSRGRTHG
- the LOC133907076 gene encoding uncharacterized protein LOC133907076 isoform X2, which translates into the protein MDHDDNDFQSQNFQLAGEDNSKFPPGLRPSALPELDIDDQLQGHLRFDNLIDSEVFYSVQGHESSWIEVLSSGSSVVDFCSSAAESCSISKTNNVWSEATSTESVEMLLKSVGENEMTGNMDGKHIQLSGMDSQIDPSNVQPKSSNSPTDSTVMPTENDHSQSTQSRITDDPDCSQNTHSRMTVDPSSTQPQIEHFAPFLMEEKAEQAAGSILSDRTSTFVLESVAEKCIVSEKLSSCSNNASESCPVVANYFEAVHDDRSLEKLNVPSAEVDSRKLNNEPFPELAPLQNIYVTDSYHFEQDNQESEGGITPQHSKICHINENKVEGGLHKLQNLSCSGQPSNLSSQVGNETLSSESSVGLLEAITNPVKMLHRNDDTCKRVSGTLQPSFSPVQHAAEGLKRSIDRNNELVVKEFVIGSNSALSNQSEPNSRNFNPHLVTSLSTESSKLIQSPKRKLAHATGVPEEIKNAGSDNTHIFSGDESKLGALEHHQDSVDNLKSGDTEEKTVREEMSAVSDNIEQMVENNHDENAAGATGTSKDKFDSSEHTAPGTFSADTFDTSEDPNIPSVNREGSLKESDTPALEEEPENKLLVLPASGHQEKMSAPLINPRSDIVSTTVTGTSDNSDDKNGCSGGVSPDDSSAALPDEKELRMPTLNHEGLFKEGAKSALEDEDHNVISPGSGSGGKVSAVSVNSNIDAVCSDTFSVSKKEEYKEQANTLGCLTTGEMHDKSGKHPDPYSQKCQTDGSLIQSEHHIDVVTPSAVGTSINKAVEKIVETPLNARDHLNAHVQDTVLNHGTDHSPGTVPSHGKLGSSLLEPGSGDGICTEVACDSSSVISCTEPSPQEGGHGSNALLHQTLDEQSEDPKDRQCSTRNVEPATVSEETNTAGDDRSFSFEVGAPPNVSEKVHSPAWSPIPRYRASQSTEITAENPQPGNPGSSMKNTGDDSKKTSTVEAGKEQLPERKVTESSMKNTGDDSKKTSIVEAGKEQLPERKVTESVGGPSDSSNIGNSTRTKSSPPVQSQQHPTPECSDLVNLPFTDAQHLQLRAQIFVYGAIIQGTPPGEAYMVAAFGEPVGVGDGKPTWEVAWRAALERFQYQKSPFPGLETPTSSRIGSVVPEKTSKGTKVRTAPASKKGGKTVLPAHSAVALHSPTFNVPPGSSTFNLQRGTHLDFSQAVSPVFTYNSHMRQPSAGVPPLYPQSPGPRPAPWLVPPQNLIFDSSMQPAVPTNETAKGASSKNISISHAVSPGVFLPSPAPSIVSPPLAVVHEEKQKAPASTSKHGKASQKPRKRKKASASPEQQHVIASPQLKTDMVSFTPATKDTPGFTLSTHSPSNALGSRLVPNTGQITSVPNYQIAGSMDAEQRIFFSEQIRGAIEQSTGQAKGASVHSTEAVRHKESVWSHLSTISRNKLTPEVEEKLTSAAAAAEAAVSVAKAAAEAARMASEAALQAKMMAEEALSSSKSVNSLQNREAGEFNFNSNPPSLSNLTPASWKIKDNSHAPGSIVSVAREVARKRVEEASAAAKRAENLDAILKAAELAAEAVFNAGTIIGMGEPLPFTLSELLEAGPDGYWKSERARNKKAGSGNDNPAVTETVVVDVPADFNKSGRKRGRKPKYDQTLLNSEPSSSGKELQPDGMHSGHGVKDVPTTASLDGKSNDTAPISIIWNGIEKGSAVEVLSDEGGFGVAWFSAKVVDINEDIAFISYDNHSEGTGPRKEQVPLKQEGDKAPQIRLAHPATLSKFKTRKRRRETLGNCSWVIGDHVDAWVKDRWREGVVAQNYEADETKFVVQFPAGAGADSLVVDAWNLRPSLVWKDGQWTEWSRARERKSKSNKGDSPLEKRRRTGLQQAGGDLPVGGEAGGPSKDKSTNNAKKPEEPKPLALSQRDMIFNIGKSVVENKTDALAFKRPGLQKEGSKVVYGVPKHGKKKKFMEVSKHYVAGQADKISEASVPNRYAKHLMPQLPRPRDNTFKVDHRGRRVGEMRSRVPKPSKSQNVAANSVPDKDPLPLSVPNPGVFERSFAFAGSTTSASVIEKPTVEKNKAALGTGLRTEETSVSEMQAASTVPTSKQNVSITNRTKRKYVPTVDNINRNILKTSERTTSSDSAEPRRSKRRIQPTSRLLEGLQSSLIISKVPGEKGPRSQYRGPSSRGRTHG